The proteins below come from a single Streptomyces spongiicola genomic window:
- a CDS encoding ComEC/Rec2 family competence protein produces MTMTAAGVPEAEPRPEAADVLEERPADLRLVLPALAAWGAAAAGLTARPPWPGATVLGCLAAAGALLLPLTVGAARRRPWNGAGNRVAAAAVLLCTAAGTAAGALRGADLYRGPVPEAAGKYGSITAELTVVTDPRTTRPRTWGDRAAQPAVLLEAQVVRVSTAHGEPVATRAPVLVIVRPGAAAGAWLELLPSTRLTLSARAEPPPEGEGRFAAVLRAGGTGPPRITGPPTTAQRVAGDLRAGLRQATDGLPPDARALLPGLVVGDTSRIGTELQEAFKATDLTHLLAVSGSNLAIVLFLLIGPPGRALRAERGGLAPRLGISLRATALFGGALTLGFVVVCRPEPSVLRAAACGAITLLAIGTGRSRSLLPALAAAVLLLVLWDPWSARTFGFLLSVLATGSLLTLAPRWSTGLRQRGVPARCAGALAAAAAAQAVCAPVVVVFAERISLVAIPCGLLAEPAVAPATVLGFAALAAAPVSTAAAELLARCAGWPVQWIAGVARTGAGLPGAQAEWPGGWWGALLLAAVTAAGVLMVRRLLRGPWPAVGCALLLVLVVLRPPSLTRIVTGWPPPDWSFAVCDVGQGDAAVLAAGKGTAVVVDAGPDPALTDRCLHELGVRRVPLLLLTHFHADHVAGLPGALRGRSVGAIQTTGLEEPRDQAEFVHRTAEAAGVPLIRPGPGERRRVGGLTWQVLWPVPGTGTGTNPSEPNDASVTLLARTEAGVSLLLLGDLEPPAQQGLMRAHPALPRVDVLKVAHHGSAFQHPALLAAARPRLALISCGRGNPYGHPSARTVAALRSQGALVLRTDRDGAIAVMGSGGDLRAVARGSRTSRAS; encoded by the coding sequence ATGACCATGACCGCAGCGGGTGTCCCCGAGGCCGAGCCACGGCCGGAGGCGGCCGATGTCCTGGAGGAACGCCCGGCCGATCTGCGTCTGGTGCTGCCCGCGCTCGCCGCCTGGGGCGCCGCGGCTGCCGGTCTGACGGCTCGGCCGCCCTGGCCGGGTGCGACGGTGCTGGGCTGCCTCGCGGCAGCGGGCGCGCTGCTGCTGCCCCTGACCGTCGGGGCGGCGCGCCGCCGCCCCTGGAATGGCGCCGGCAACAGGGTCGCCGCCGCCGCGGTGCTGCTGTGCACAGCCGCCGGCACGGCCGCCGGCGCACTGCGCGGCGCGGACCTGTACCGGGGGCCGGTGCCCGAGGCGGCGGGCAAGTACGGCTCGATCACGGCAGAGTTGACCGTCGTCACCGATCCGCGCACGACCCGCCCTCGGACATGGGGTGATCGTGCGGCACAGCCGGCCGTCCTGCTGGAGGCACAGGTCGTCCGGGTCAGCACTGCGCACGGGGAGCCGGTGGCCACCAGGGCGCCGGTGCTGGTGATCGTCCGGCCCGGGGCGGCGGCCGGCGCATGGCTGGAGCTGCTGCCGTCGACGCGGCTCACGCTCTCCGCCCGGGCCGAGCCGCCGCCGGAGGGGGAGGGCCGGTTCGCGGCCGTACTACGGGCCGGAGGCACGGGACCGCCCCGGATCACGGGGCCGCCGACCACGGCGCAGCGCGTGGCGGGGGACCTGCGCGCGGGGCTGAGGCAGGCCACCGACGGACTGCCACCGGACGCACGTGCCCTCCTTCCGGGGCTCGTCGTCGGCGACACCTCCCGCATCGGGACCGAACTGCAGGAGGCGTTCAAGGCGACGGATCTCACTCATCTGCTGGCCGTCTCCGGAAGCAACCTGGCGATCGTCCTGTTCCTGCTCATCGGCCCACCGGGAAGGGCACTGAGGGCGGAACGGGGCGGTCTGGCTCCCCGGTTGGGTATCTCACTGCGTGCGACCGCGCTGTTCGGCGGCGCGCTCACGCTGGGGTTCGTGGTGGTGTGCCGGCCGGAACCGAGCGTGCTGCGCGCCGCGGCGTGCGGGGCGATCACTCTCCTGGCCATCGGCACCGGGCGGAGCAGATCGCTGCTCCCGGCCCTGGCGGCGGCCGTGCTGCTGCTGGTGCTGTGGGACCCCTGGTCGGCCCGTACCTTCGGGTTCCTGCTCTCCGTGCTGGCCACGGGTTCACTCCTCACCCTTGCCCCGCGCTGGAGCACCGGCCTGCGGCAGCGCGGAGTGCCGGCTCGATGCGCGGGGGCACTCGCCGCTGCCGCCGCGGCGCAGGCGGTGTGCGCACCGGTCGTGGTCGTGTTCGCCGAGCGGATCAGTCTCGTGGCGATCCCCTGCGGTCTCCTCGCCGAGCCTGCCGTGGCGCCCGCCACGGTGCTCGGGTTCGCGGCGCTCGCCGCCGCACCCGTCTCGACGGCGGCCGCCGAACTGCTGGCACGCTGTGCCGGCTGGCCGGTCCAGTGGATCGCCGGAGTCGCCCGTACCGGCGCCGGTCTCCCCGGCGCACAGGCCGAGTGGCCCGGTGGCTGGTGGGGCGCGCTGCTGCTGGCCGCGGTCACCGCTGCGGGGGTGCTGATGGTGCGCCGCCTGCTCCGGGGCCCCTGGCCCGCCGTGGGATGCGCCCTCCTCCTCGTCCTCGTGGTGCTGCGGCCGCCTTCGCTGACCAGGATCGTCACCGGATGGCCGCCGCCTGACTGGTCGTTCGCCGTGTGCGACGTCGGCCAGGGCGACGCCGCGGTTCTGGCTGCGGGTAAGGGGACGGCCGTGGTGGTGGACGCCGGCCCCGACCCGGCGCTGACCGACCGATGCCTCCACGAACTGGGCGTCAGGAGGGTGCCTCTGCTCCTGCTGACCCACTTTCACGCCGATCATGTGGCGGGGCTGCCCGGCGCCCTGCGGGGCAGAAGCGTCGGCGCCATCCAGACGACCGGCCTCGAAGAGCCGCGCGACCAGGCCGAGTTCGTGCACCGGACCGCGGAGGCCGCCGGTGTGCCGCTGATCCGTCCAGGACCGGGGGAGCGACGGCGTGTGGGAGGCCTCACCTGGCAGGTGCTCTGGCCCGTGCCCGGGACGGGAACCGGCACTAATCCTTCGGAGCCCAACGACGCGAGCGTCACCCTGCTCGCGCGGACGGAAGCGGGTGTGTCGCTGCTGCTCCTCGGGGATCTGGAACCCCCCGCGCAGCAGGGGCTGATGAGGGCCCATCCGGCCCTCCCACGCGTCGACGTGCTCAAGGTCGCGCACCACGGGTCGGCCTTCCAGCATCCGGCTCTGCTCGCGGCGGCCCGGCCTCGGCTGGCGCTCATCTCCTGCGGCCGGGGCAACCCGTACGGGCATCCGTCGGCCCGGACGGTCGCCGCTCTGCGGTCCCAGGGCGCCTTGGTGCTGCGTACCGACAGGGACGGGGCGATCGCGGTCATGGGCTCTGGAGGAGATCTGCGAGCAGTAGCACGCGGCTCCCGGACTTCGAGGGCGTCATGA
- the rpsT gene encoding 30S ribosomal protein S20, with the protein MANIKSQIKRNKTNEKARLRNKAVKSSLKTAIRKAREAVAAGDVEKATVATREASRKLDKAVSKGVIHKNAAANKKSALASKVASLQG; encoded by the coding sequence GTGGCGAACATCAAGTCCCAGATCAAGCGGAACAAGACGAACGAGAAGGCGCGCCTGCGCAACAAGGCCGTCAAGTCCTCGCTCAAGACCGCGATCCGCAAGGCCCGTGAGGCTGTCGCCGCCGGCGACGTCGAGAAGGCCACCGTGGCCACCCGCGAGGCGTCCCGCAAGCTCGACAAGGCCGTCTCCAAGGGTGTCATCCACAAGAACGCCGCCGCCAACAAGAAGTCGGCGCTGGCGTCCAAGGTTGCCTCCCTCCAGGGCTGA
- the holA gene encoding DNA polymerase III subunit delta, producing MATRKNTDDDPLAPVTIAVGQEDLLLDRAVQQVVAASRAADADTDVRDLTPDQLQPGTLAELTSPSLFAERKVVVVRSAQDLSADTVKDVKAHLSAPVDEITLVLLHAGGAKGKGLLDAARKAGAREVACPKTTKPAERLNFVRSEFRTLGRSATPEACQALVDAIGSDLRELASAVSQLVADVEGTVDEAVVGRYHTGRAEASSFTVADRAVEGRAAEALEALRWSLSTGVAPVLITSALAQGVRAIGKLSSARGGRPADLARELGMPPWKIDRVRQQMRGWTPDGVALALRAVAEADAGVKGGGDDPEYALEKAVVTIARAARLRR from the coding sequence ATGGCCACCAGGAAGAACACCGACGACGACCCCCTCGCCCCCGTCACGATCGCGGTGGGCCAGGAGGATCTGCTGCTTGACCGTGCCGTGCAGCAGGTGGTGGCGGCCTCCCGGGCCGCCGACGCCGACACGGACGTCCGGGATCTCACCCCCGACCAACTCCAGCCCGGCACGCTCGCCGAGCTGACGAGCCCCTCGCTCTTCGCCGAACGCAAGGTCGTCGTCGTCCGGAGCGCGCAGGACCTCTCCGCGGACACGGTCAAGGACGTCAAGGCCCACCTCTCCGCACCGGTCGACGAGATCACGCTGGTTCTGCTGCACGCGGGCGGCGCGAAGGGGAAGGGACTGCTCGACGCGGCACGCAAGGCGGGCGCGCGCGAGGTGGCCTGCCCCAAGACGACGAAGCCGGCCGAGCGACTGAACTTCGTGCGCTCCGAGTTCCGCACGCTGGGACGGTCCGCGACCCCCGAGGCATGCCAGGCCCTCGTCGACGCCATCGGCAGCGACCTCCGGGAGCTGGCGAGCGCCGTCTCGCAACTGGTCGCGGATGTCGAGGGCACGGTCGACGAGGCCGTCGTCGGCCGCTACCACACCGGTCGTGCGGAGGCGTCCAGCTTCACCGTGGCCGATCGAGCGGTCGAGGGACGTGCGGCTGAGGCGCTGGAGGCACTGCGCTGGTCGCTGTCGACCGGTGTCGCGCCCGTCCTCATCACCAGCGCGCTGGCGCAGGGGGTACGGGCGATCGGCAAGCTGTCGTCGGCCCGTGGCGGCCGCCCGGCGGATCTCGCGCGCGAACTCGGCATGCCGCCGTGGAAGATCGACCGTGTCCGCCAGCAGATGCGCGGCTGGACGCCGGACGGCGTGGCCCTCGCCCTGCGCGCCGTGGCGGAGGCGGACGCCGGGGTGAAGGGAGGCGGTGACGACCCGGAGTACGCGTTGGAGAAGGCGGTGGTGACGATCGCCCGCGCGGCCCGCCTGCGCCGCTGA
- the hemW gene encoding radical SAM family heme chaperone HemW, producing MPSALPDGEPVPLDGSLPTHALAASGDRPLGFYLHVPYCATRCGYCDFNTYTASELRGTGGVLASRDNYADTLVEEVRLARKVLGDDPRQVRTVFVGGGTPTLLPAADLVRMLGAVRDEFGLADGAEITTEANPESVDPAYLAELRAGGFNRVSFGMQSARRHVLRVLDRTHTPGRPEACVAEARAAGFEHVNLDLIYGTPGESDDDWRASLDAAMGAGPDHVSAYALIVEDGTRLAHRIRRGEVPMTDDDVHADRYLTADEVLAAAGFDWYEVSNWAASEGGRCLHNELYWRGADWWGAGPGAHSHVGGVRWWNVKHPGAYAAALAGGRSPGAGREVLPDEDRRVERVLLELRLREGCPLDLLRPAGLDASRRALESGLLEPGPYHAGRAVLTLRGRLLADAVVRDLVD from the coding sequence ATGCCTTCCGCACTCCCTGACGGTGAGCCCGTGCCCCTCGACGGGTCACTGCCCACGCACGCCCTCGCGGCCTCGGGCGACCGGCCCCTCGGGTTCTATCTGCACGTCCCCTACTGCGCCACGCGCTGCGGCTACTGCGACTTCAACACGTACACCGCGAGCGAGCTGCGCGGCACCGGCGGTGTCCTGGCCTCCCGCGACAACTACGCGGACACCCTCGTGGAGGAGGTCCGGCTCGCGCGCAAGGTCCTCGGAGACGATCCGAGGCAGGTCAGGACGGTCTTCGTGGGCGGCGGCACACCCACCCTGCTGCCCGCCGCCGACCTGGTCCGGATGCTGGGCGCCGTCCGCGACGAGTTCGGGCTCGCCGACGGCGCGGAGATCACCACGGAGGCGAACCCGGAGTCCGTGGACCCGGCCTACCTGGCCGAACTGCGGGCGGGGGGCTTCAACCGGGTGTCCTTCGGCATGCAGAGCGCCCGGCGGCACGTGCTGCGGGTGCTCGACCGCACCCACACCCCGGGCCGTCCGGAGGCCTGTGTCGCGGAGGCCCGGGCGGCGGGCTTCGAGCACGTGAACCTCGACCTCATCTACGGCACCCCGGGCGAGAGCGACGACGACTGGCGGGCCTCGCTCGACGCGGCGATGGGCGCGGGCCCCGACCATGTGAGCGCGTACGCACTGATCGTCGAGGACGGCACCCGGCTGGCCCACCGGATCCGCCGCGGCGAGGTGCCGATGACGGACGACGACGTCCACGCCGACCGCTATCTCACAGCCGACGAGGTGCTGGCCGCGGCGGGCTTCGACTGGTACGAGGTCTCCAACTGGGCAGCCTCGGAGGGCGGGCGCTGCCTGCACAACGAGCTGTACTGGCGCGGCGCCGACTGGTGGGGTGCCGGACCGGGCGCCCACAGCCATGTGGGCGGGGTGCGGTGGTGGAACGTGAAGCACCCCGGCGCGTACGCGGCGGCGCTCGCCGGCGGCCGCTCGCCCGGCGCCGGGCGCGAGGTCCTGCCGGACGAGGACCGGCGGGTGGAGCGGGTGCTGCTGGAACTGCGGCTGCGCGAGGGCTGCCCGCTGGACCTGCTGCGGCCGGCCGGTCTCGACGCCTCCCGTCGCGCTCTGGAGAGCGGCCTGCTGGAGCCCGGGCCGTACCACGCGGGCCGGGCGGTACTGACGCTCCGCGGCCGGCTCCTGGCGGACGCGGTGGTCCGGGACCTGGTGGACTGA
- a CDS encoding DinB family protein codes for MTRISDLPPAWDERTQLTTFLDYARDTACVKCAGVSAEDARKALLPGSPLMTMSGLISHLRWVEYYWFQVVFLGEEDQGPWTEEDPDREMRVAVDLPMEQLLDEYAAQSARYRELVAGNDLDSRAKRVRSDGRRVDLRWILLHLTEETARHNGHLDILREMLDGTTGD; via the coding sequence ATGACGAGAATCAGCGATCTGCCGCCCGCCTGGGACGAACGTACCCAGCTCACCACGTTCCTCGACTACGCACGTGACACCGCCTGCGTCAAGTGCGCGGGCGTCTCCGCGGAAGACGCCCGCAAGGCGCTTCTGCCGGGCTCGCCGCTGATGACGATGAGCGGACTGATCAGCCATCTCCGCTGGGTCGAGTACTACTGGTTCCAGGTGGTCTTCCTCGGTGAGGAGGACCAGGGCCCCTGGACCGAGGAGGACCCGGACCGCGAGATGCGTGTCGCCGTCGACCTCCCGATGGAGCAGCTGCTCGACGAGTACGCCGCGCAGAGCGCCCGCTACCGCGAGCTGGTCGCCGGGAACGACCTGGACAGCCGGGCCAAGCGGGTCCGGAGCGACGGCCGCCGAGTCGACCTGCGCTGGATTCTCCTTCACCTCACCGAGGAGACTGCCCGCCACAACGGCCATCTGGACATCCTGCGCGAGATGCTCGACGGCACGACCGGCGACTAG
- a CDS encoding pyridoxamine 5'-phosphate oxidase family protein encodes MTSPEPVRNRAQRRKDTLSRLTQDRDAWVATSSANGRPALVPLWFLWDRGTLLMCTRRDTVTARNLTPRGEAVVTVGPATDVVHLSGTAEIVECDALAADSARAFSAKLGWDPRDGAQCVFLRIIPHTVKAWREENEQSGRLLMRGGQWLD; translated from the coding sequence ATGACGAGCCCCGAGCCGGTCCGCAACCGTGCGCAGCGTAGGAAGGACACCCTCAGCCGACTGACGCAGGACCGTGATGCCTGGGTCGCCACCTCATCGGCGAACGGCAGGCCCGCACTCGTGCCGCTGTGGTTCCTGTGGGACCGGGGCACCCTGCTGATGTGCACCCGGCGCGACACCGTGACCGCCCGCAATCTGACACCGCGCGGCGAGGCCGTCGTCACCGTCGGCCCGGCCACTGACGTCGTGCACCTGTCCGGCACCGCCGAGATCGTGGAATGCGACGCCCTGGCGGCCGACTCCGCCCGTGCGTTCTCGGCGAAGCTCGGTTGGGACCCGCGCGACGGGGCCCAGTGCGTCTTCCTCCGGATCATCCCTCACACGGTCAAGGCCTGGCGGGAGGAGAACGAGCAGTCGGGCCGTCTGCTGATGCGCGGCGGACAGTGGCTGGACTGA
- a CDS encoding DUF3097 domain-containing protein — protein MRSYSPDLTPPWKRPAAVPEVPADPGLVVEEVTTGFCGAVVRCEAGAVTLEDRFGKHRVFPMEPRGFLLEGKPATLVRPASGGPAGPARTASGSIAVPGGRARVARAGRIYVEGRHDAELVEKVWGDDLRVEGVVVEYLEGVDDLPAVVAEFAPAADARLGVLVDHLVPGSKEARIAESVTDPHVLVAGHPYIDVWEAVKPSSLGIPAWPSVPRGQDWKTGVCHALGWPPDTGAAWRRILSRVQSYRDLEPALLGRVEELIDFVTA, from the coding sequence ATGCGCAGCTACAGCCCCGATCTGACGCCCCCGTGGAAGCGGCCCGCCGCCGTGCCCGAGGTCCCCGCCGACCCCGGCCTGGTGGTCGAGGAGGTCACCACCGGCTTCTGCGGCGCGGTGGTCCGCTGCGAGGCGGGGGCGGTGACGCTGGAGGACCGCTTCGGCAAACACCGGGTGTTCCCGATGGAGCCACGGGGATTCCTGCTCGAGGGAAAGCCCGCCACCCTGGTCCGGCCCGCGTCCGGCGGGCCCGCCGGGCCCGCCCGCACGGCCTCCGGATCGATCGCGGTGCCCGGGGGGCGCGCCAGGGTCGCCCGCGCCGGCCGCATCTACGTGGAGGGCCGGCACGACGCGGAGCTGGTGGAGAAGGTCTGGGGAGACGACCTGCGCGTCGAGGGGGTGGTGGTCGAGTACCTGGAGGGGGTCGACGACCTGCCCGCCGTCGTCGCCGAGTTCGCCCCGGCCGCCGACGCGCGACTGGGCGTCCTCGTGGACCATCTGGTGCCGGGCTCCAAGGAGGCGCGTATCGCGGAGTCGGTGACCGACCCGCACGTCCTGGTGGCCGGCCACCCGTACATCGACGTGTGGGAGGCGGTGAAGCCGTCGTCCCTCGGCATTCCCGCCTGGCCGTCGGTGCCGCGGGGACAGGACTGGAAGACGGGCGTCTGCCACGCGCTCGGCTGGCCGCCGGACACGGGGGCCGCCTGGCGGCGCATCCTGTCCCGGGTGCAGAGCTACCGGGACCTGGAGCCGGCGCTGCTGGGACGGGTCGAGGAACTGATCGACTTCGTCACGGCCTGA
- a CDS encoding AMP-dependent synthetase/ligase has translation MSDTQNLIENRPPSVATLFVQRVAATPDAEAYRHPVPAAFGQGPDEWKSLSWQDAADRVYAIAAGLIALGVRPEERVALASSTRVEWILADLGILCAGAATTTVYPQTNAEESAYILADSESGVLIAEDAAQLAKARERRAELPRLRHVVVIDEAGAQPAEGDPEGWVLSLAELEARGAGHLTENPGAVKERVEAITADQLATLIYTSGTTGRPKGVRLPHDNWSYMAKAIASTGLVTKEDTQYLWLPLAHVFGKVLTSGQIEVGHVTAVDGRVDKIIENLPVVQPTYMAAVPRIFEKVYNGVAAKARAGGAAKYKIFQWAAGVAREYAKESQDNYRRTGTASASLGLTMKHKAADALVYSKLREAFGGRLRAAVSGSAALSPEIGFFFAGAGIHILEGYGLTESSAASFVNPGEAYRTGTVGKPLPGCEVRIADDGEILLRGPGIMEGYHGLPEKTAEVLEPDGWFHTGDIGELSPDGYLKITDRKKDLIKTSGGKYIAPAEVEGRFKAVCPFVSNILVHGADRNYCTALIALDEAAVLGWAEENGLGGKPYAEVVADPQTERLIEGYVQRLNETLQRWQTIKKFRLLPRDLDVEHGELTPSLKLKRPVVEREYKDLIEGMYEGAREA, from the coding sequence GTGAGCGACACACAGAATCTGATCGAGAACCGACCGCCCTCCGTGGCGACGCTCTTCGTCCAGCGCGTGGCAGCCACTCCCGACGCGGAGGCCTACCGCCATCCGGTCCCCGCCGCCTTCGGGCAGGGGCCCGACGAGTGGAAGTCGCTGAGCTGGCAGGATGCGGCCGATCGGGTCTACGCCATCGCCGCCGGACTGATCGCACTCGGTGTCCGCCCCGAGGAGCGGGTGGCGCTCGCCTCGTCCACCCGGGTCGAGTGGATCCTGGCGGACCTCGGCATCCTCTGCGCGGGCGCGGCCACGACGACGGTGTACCCGCAGACGAACGCGGAGGAGTCCGCGTACATCCTGGCCGACTCCGAGAGCGGGGTGCTGATCGCCGAGGACGCCGCCCAGCTGGCCAAGGCCCGCGAGCGGCGCGCCGAGCTGCCGCGGCTGAGACATGTGGTCGTGATCGACGAGGCGGGTGCGCAGCCGGCCGAGGGCGACCCCGAGGGGTGGGTCCTCTCGCTCGCCGAGCTGGAGGCGCGCGGCGCCGGCCATCTCACCGAGAACCCCGGCGCGGTCAAGGAGCGGGTCGAGGCGATCACCGCCGACCAGCTCGCCACCCTCATCTACACCTCGGGTACCACGGGCCGCCCCAAGGGCGTTCGGCTCCCGCACGACAACTGGTCCTACATGGCCAAGGCGATCGCCTCGACCGGGCTGGTCACCAAGGAGGACACCCAGTACCTCTGGCTGCCGCTGGCGCACGTCTTCGGCAAGGTGCTCACCTCCGGCCAGATCGAGGTCGGCCACGTCACCGCCGTGGACGGCCGGGTCGACAAGATCATCGAGAATCTTCCGGTGGTCCAGCCGACGTACATGGCGGCCGTGCCCCGCATCTTCGAGAAGGTCTACAACGGCGTCGCCGCCAAGGCGAGAGCCGGCGGAGCCGCCAAGTACAAGATCTTCCAGTGGGCGGCCGGCGTCGCGCGCGAGTACGCCAAGGAGTCCCAGGACAACTACCGCCGCACCGGCACCGCCTCGGCGTCCCTCGGCCTCACCATGAAGCACAAGGCCGCCGACGCGCTCGTCTACTCCAAGCTCCGCGAGGCCTTCGGCGGCCGCCTCCGGGCCGCGGTCTCGGGCTCCGCCGCCCTCTCGCCCGAGATCGGCTTCTTCTTCGCCGGCGCAGGCATCCACATCCTCGAGGGCTACGGCCTCACCGAGTCCAGTGCCGCCTCCTTCGTCAACCCCGGCGAGGCGTACCGCACCGGCACGGTCGGCAAGCCGCTGCCCGGTTGCGAGGTGCGCATCGCGGACGACGGCGAGATCCTGCTGCGCGGCCCGGGGATCATGGAGGGCTACCACGGGCTGCCGGAGAAGACGGCCGAGGTCCTGGAGCCCGACGGCTGGTTCCACACCGGTGACATCGGCGAACTCTCCCCCGACGGCTATCTCAAGATCACGGACCGCAAGAAGGACCTGATCAAGACGTCCGGCGGCAAGTACATCGCGCCGGCCGAGGTCGAGGGCCGGTTCAAGGCGGTGTGCCCGTTCGTGTCGAACATCCTGGTGCACGGCGCGGACCGCAACTACTGCACGGCGCTCATCGCGCTCGACGAGGCCGCCGTCCTCGGCTGGGCCGAGGAGAACGGCCTGGGGGGCAAGCCGTACGCGGAGGTCGTCGCGGACCCGCAGACCGAGCGGCTCATCGAGGGCTATGTGCAGCGGCTCAACGAGACGCTCCAGCGCTGGCAGACCATCAAGAAGTTCCGCCTGCTGCCGCGCGACCTCGATGTCGAGCACGGCGAACTGACGCCCAGCCTCAAGCTGAAGCGCCCGGTCGTCGAGCGCGAGTACAAGGACCTCATCGAAGGCATGTACGAGGGCGCGCGCGAGGCGTGA
- the lepA gene encoding translation elongation factor 4 — MPATPPHVPEPSRTDPALIRNFCIIAHIDHGKSTLADRMLQLTGVVEQRQMRAQYLDRMDIERERGITIKSQAVRLPWAPTTGDEQGRTHILNMIDTPGHVDFTYEVSRSLAACEGTILLVDAAQGIEAQTLANLYLAMENELTIVPVLNKIDLPAAQPEKFSEELANLIGCDPSDVLRVSAKTGTGVEALLDRVVREVPAPVGVKDAPARAMIFDSVYDSYRGVVTYVRVVDGQLNRRERIRMMSTGATHELLEIGTNSPEMLAADGLGVGEVGYLITGVKDVRQSKVGDTITQQTKGATEALGGYKDPKPMVFSGLYPLDGSDYPELRDALDKLQLNDAALVYEPETSAALGFGFRVGFLGLLHLDVIRERLEREFGLDLIATAPNVVYRVVMEDGTEHTVTNPSEFPEGKISDVHEPVVRATILAPSEFIGSIMELCQSRRGVMLGMDYLSEDRVEIRYTLPLAEIVFDFFDQLKSKTRGYASLDYEPTGEQDAQLVKVDILLHGDKVDAFSAITHRDQAYAYGVRLVAKLKELIPRQAFEVPVQAAIGSRVIARETIRAIRKDVLAKCYGGDISRKRKLLEKQKEGKKRMKMVGSVEVPQEAFIAVLSSDDSAGGKAKK; from the coding sequence GTGCCCGCGACCCCTCCCCATGTGCCCGAGCCGAGCCGTACGGACCCGGCGCTGATCCGCAACTTCTGCATCATCGCGCACATCGACCACGGCAAGTCGACGCTTGCCGACCGGATGCTCCAGCTGACCGGTGTGGTCGAGCAGCGGCAGATGCGCGCCCAGTACCTGGACCGCATGGACATCGAGCGTGAGCGCGGCATCACGATCAAGTCCCAGGCGGTGCGTCTGCCCTGGGCGCCCACCACGGGCGACGAGCAGGGCCGTACCCACATCCTCAACATGATCGACACTCCGGGCCACGTCGACTTCACCTATGAGGTGTCCCGGTCGCTGGCCGCGTGCGAGGGCACGATCCTGCTGGTGGACGCGGCACAGGGCATCGAGGCGCAGACCCTCGCCAACCTCTATCTGGCGATGGAGAACGAACTCACCATCGTCCCGGTGCTCAACAAGATCGACCTGCCGGCCGCGCAGCCGGAGAAGTTCTCCGAGGAGCTCGCCAACCTCATCGGGTGCGATCCCTCGGACGTCCTGCGGGTCTCGGCCAAGACGGGCACGGGTGTGGAAGCCCTGCTGGACCGGGTGGTGCGGGAGGTGCCGGCCCCGGTCGGCGTCAAGGACGCCCCCGCCCGCGCGATGATCTTCGATTCGGTGTACGACTCCTACCGGGGCGTCGTCACCTATGTACGTGTCGTGGACGGCCAGCTCAACAGGCGCGAGCGGATCCGGATGATGTCCACCGGCGCGACCCATGAGCTGCTGGAGATCGGTACCAACTCCCCGGAGATGCTGGCGGCCGACGGCCTCGGCGTGGGCGAGGTCGGCTACCTGATCACCGGTGTGAAGGACGTCCGCCAGTCGAAGGTCGGCGACACCATCACCCAGCAGACCAAGGGCGCCACCGAGGCTCTCGGCGGCTACAAGGACCCGAAGCCGATGGTGTTCTCGGGCCTCTACCCGCTCGACGGGTCGGACTACCCCGAGCTGCGCGACGCGCTCGACAAGTTGCAGCTCAACGACGCCGCGCTGGTCTACGAGCCGGAGACGAGCGCCGCCCTGGGCTTCGGCTTCCGCGTCGGCTTCCTCGGACTGCTCCACCTCGACGTCATCCGGGAGCGCCTGGAGCGCGAGTTCGGCCTGGACCTGATCGCGACCGCTCCGAACGTGGTCTACCGGGTGGTCATGGAGGACGGCACCGAGCACACCGTCACCAACCCGAGCGAGTTCCCCGAGGGCAAGATCTCCGACGTCCACGAGCCGGTCGTGCGCGCGACGATCCTGGCGCCGAGCGAGTTCATCGGATCGATCATGGAGCTCTGCCAGAGCCGCCGCGGCGTGATGCTCGGCATGGACTACCTCTCCGAGGACCGGGTGGAGATCCGGTACACCCTTCCCCTCGCCGAGATCGTCTTCGACTTCTTCGACCAGCTGAAGTCCAAGACCCGCGGTTACGCCTCCCTGGACTACGAGCCCACCGGCGAGCAGGACGCCCAGCTGGTGAAGGTGGACATCCTGCTGCACGGCGACAAGGTCGACGCCTTCTCGGCCATCACCCACCGGGACCAGGCGTACGCGTACGGCGTCCGGCTCGTCGCCAAGCTCAAGGAGCTCATCCCGCGCCAGGCCTTCGAGGTGCCGGTCCAGGCGGCCATCGGCTCCCGCGTCATCGCCCGCGAGACGATCCGGGCCATCCGCAAGGACGTGCTCGCCAAGTGCTACGGCGGTGACATCTCCCGAAAGCGGAAGCTGCTGGAGAAGCAGAAGGAAGGCAAGAAGCGGATGAAGATGGTCGGCTCGGTGGAGGTGCCGCAGGAGGCGTTCATCGCCGTGCTGTCGAGTGACGACTCCGCGGGCGGCAAGGCGAAGAAGTAG